A window of the Pecten maximus chromosome 19, xPecMax1.1, whole genome shotgun sequence genome harbors these coding sequences:
- the LOC117318052 gene encoding cell wall protein SED1-like: MYHPQNESRGSANRATRDINGTISDLNGTTRDLNGTTRDLNGTPNDLNGTTSDLNGTTSDLNGTTNDLNGTTSDLNGTTSDLNGIIRTNNALNGTTRDLNGATNDLNGTIRDLNGTTSDLNGTTSDPNETIIDLNGTTSDLNGTIRDLNGTTSDLNGTTSDLNGTTRDLNGTTSYLNGTTSDLNGTTRDLNGTTSDLNGTTSDLNGTTSDLNGTTSYLNGTTSDLNGTTRDLNGTTSDLNGTTSDLNGTTSDPNETIIDLNGTTSDLNGITSDPNGTTSDLNGTTRDLNGTTSDLNGTTRDLNGTTSDLNGTTRVSTEPPVIPTEPPTISTEPPVIPTEPPVISTEPPVISTEPPAISTEPPVISQRNHPLLFANCMNPR, encoded by the exons ATGTACCACCCTCAAAATGAGAGCCGAGGTAGTGCTAACAGAGCCACCCGTGACATCAACGGAACCATCAGTGATCTCAACGGAACCACCCGTGATCTCAACGGAACCACCCGTGATCTCAACGGAACGCCCAACGATCTCAACGGAACCACCAGTGATCTCAACGGAACCACCAGTGATCTCAACGGAACCACCAACGATCTCAACGGAACCACCAGCGATCTCAACGGAACCACCAGTGATCTCAACGGAATAATTCGAA CCAACAATGCTCTCAACGGAACCACCCGTGATCTCAACGGAGCCACCAACGATCTCAACGGAACCATCCGTGATCTCAACGGAACCACCAGTGATCTCAACGGAACCACCAGTGATCCCAACGAAACCATCATTGATCTCAACGGAACCACCAGTGATCTCAACGGAACCATCCGTGATCTCAACGGAACCACCAGTGATCTCAACGGAACCACCAGTGATCTCAACGGAACCACCCGTGATCTCAACGGAACCACCAGCTATCTCAACGGAACCACCAGTGATCTCAACGGAACCACCCGTGATCTCAACGGAACCACCAGTGATCTCAACGGAACCACCAGTGATCTCAATGGAACCACCAGTGATCTCAACGGAACCACCAGCTATCTCAACGGAACCACCAGTGATCTCAACGGAACCACCCGTGATCTCAACGGAACCACCAGTGATCTCAATGGAACCACCAGTGATCTCAACGGAACCACCAGTGATCCCAACGAAACCATCATTGATCTCAACGGAACCACCAGTGATCTCAACGGAATCACCAGTGATCCCAACGGAACCACCAGTGATCTCAACGGGACCACCAGGGATCTCAACGGAACCACCAGTGATCTCAACGGAACCACCCGTGATCTCAACGGAACCACCAGTGATctcaacggaaccaccagggTCTCAACGGAACCACCAGTGATCCCAACGGAACCACCAACGATCTCAACGGAACCACCGGTGATCCCAACGGAACCACCAGTGATCTCAACGGAACCACCCGTGATCTCAACGGAACCACCAGCGATCTCAACGGAACCACCAGTTATATCCCAACGGAACCACCCgttattgtttgcaaactgtatgaatcctcGTTGA